In Paenibacillus sonchi, a single genomic region encodes these proteins:
- a CDS encoding phosphodiester glycosidase family protein, with translation MKRHFRQITAAIIFLLFLSLLQPALPAGAAFADQTAPEYGKVIDARKTELAPGAVYTWMDLQNERGPQKIHTVEFNPASANLKLRAGTKSGKVYGMKAVTEMAAYADAPGSRVIAGINGDFYEISGFATGVPNGMFMDNGVILNSGSTYSFGVKADGSSLYGTPKLTKTVTIGGKTSNLTSINRYRNSDQLVLYTENYNTSTKSANDGDEVVLDVISGEVKSGQTLKLKVSEIRSSQGDTPLAPGTVVLSASGASRPLLAGLAPGDEITASFALDGEWSEAALIIGGTGPLVKDGEVQTGVGPEGVHPRTAIGTKADGSIVLFEIDGRAPGFSEGVETEELAAILKDLGVVNAMNLDGGGSSTFVARMPGTSGVKMLNQGSDGYERKTGNGLLLVNAAPELNTASKLAVQPSAERILQGSSFTFTAAGMDANGHPAPIPGALNWQVDPGLGSIDEKGVFTAGTAAASGKISAAAGAVQGSGDIEVVDELTGLKFPDLIKTYTSGATAKLTVKALRNGQVIQADNHSFKWSVEGNIGTVDENGVFKATSENGQNGKIIVQYGTVEASFEVNVGLPPVVLEDFEAGIGKYAASSAKANSVAISEVTDQDYIRGGDKALKLEYDFVNTTGTSGAYAGASSVANRIQVPGYPEKIGMWIYGDGQKHWLRGQMRDADNKAFAVDFTDQVQGVDWKGWKYVEASVPKGKITPLTMDLPVRYMETSNLNKTAGAIYVDDIRAVYGPLNEDMAPPVIKNEYPAAGEIVKTAAPTLSMNGEDEGYDPVAHPGTTLIDPGKTRLYVDDQLVEHGFYPPKGQITYKPKTALAEGRHKVKLAIRDMSGNQTIKEWYFMVNLGSPYYVYQAPDVLFAGGTYTLDIKAENADKLKEGHIGFAFDPAAVTNLQVIRGSKLSEEQIEPVIDAGRGTVRLNLSRMNEARLDASDLIGQIRYTVRGDYVGPYTLEQTANEVSKALVIENTSGSVISTEGSGQPISFIGEPVAASVKTSLKLNWNHYNIAKGYEAAFTVNEAESGAAVQGASLLINGTAAEAVSDGSGTLITGAATMTEGTFRVQAVKDGLYSPVMTFKVAPYDGTAAPRNVNVTMGADTATSRQFTWQTDPNTMDSVVELIKQAEFTGFEEGKGLRIEGSSYIYNTNNDGTMRVHKAEATGLAPGTKYVYRVGDGIGNVSSQGAFTTDGGGRESTRFLFIGDSQADSKAGFGLWGTTLQKAFEYMPDAEMLVHAGDMVDKGFEQEQWNWWFEAAQPQLLNTTLVPIIGNHEVMGTNGDGDYLAQFNNPQNGADSVKGSNYSFDLQDTHFVVMNTEHGAAEMTEQAEWLDRDLTASDKKWTVVFFHQGPYGSIYSNERVQATWVPVFDKHNVDLVMNGHDHIYLRTFPMKDGKQVSEGQGTRYVIGGSSGPKFYALTERFWQEKIYDEDEQIFTAVEIKDRELTVVARTVAGAEIDRLVIAKAPPESVTLDRTAVDMEPGQSIQLQAAVHPDDASTKKVNWSVVSAAPQNSVTVDTYGLVTAVQAGTAKVRATVDGYPAIYAESTITVDQLQSLALQGKGVLQAGQSDRTVTEAVYASGKRSFITEGLRYSSLNPAVASIDDQGTVQALSQGATVISVTYRDLTAHYDLTVTQGGEAVMTGIAIKGPDTLRPGSSGTAVVHAVYSDGSTAELTEGVVYSTSDQTVAVIDESGEIHAMSEGTATIRAEYGAMGAEYVLKVTADEPGPTTEPTPQPTTSPAPTPEPTSPPSGGQPVGTAAPTAQAAAAATPAASAAPGVVSLTAAQLTGSQNASSGVAITVDGELEELQLPGNAAELLGQASLTVNAANVSITISSAVLAELRGKAGDGALAGSKISLKAAAVPAAAASSLLARAGSLAGAELQAVGVVREWSLSIVTEQGRSFGLGQFSQPVTIAYEVNANVDRSLLGLYYLSDDGRLEYAGGQWVDGKWAAAVSHFSKYAVLQYDKTFADLPASHWAVKAVKQLAAKQLVQGTSAGRYEPSRAITRAEFTAMLVRALGLSGQASSAFADVRADKWYAGPVGLAVQAGIAIGQSAAKFAPDEAISRQEMAAMLVRAYGYAARSGAAADAQAAAFTDISQAPEWARQAIGEASALGLMQGRGQEQFAPQEQGTRAESAQMLLNLLDKLQK, from the coding sequence GTGAAAAGGCATTTTCGACAGATTACTGCGGCAATCATTTTTCTGTTATTTCTTTCATTACTTCAGCCTGCGCTGCCTGCAGGAGCGGCGTTTGCTGATCAGACGGCGCCGGAATACGGCAAGGTCATTGATGCGCGCAAGACAGAGCTTGCGCCGGGGGCCGTGTACACATGGATGGATTTACAGAATGAACGGGGGCCGCAAAAGATACATACCGTGGAATTCAATCCGGCGAGTGCCAATTTGAAGCTGCGGGCCGGAACGAAGAGCGGCAAGGTGTACGGTATGAAAGCCGTGACCGAGATGGCGGCTTATGCCGATGCGCCCGGAAGCCGCGTTATTGCCGGCATCAACGGCGATTTCTATGAAATCTCCGGCTTTGCCACCGGTGTGCCGAACGGCATGTTTATGGACAACGGTGTTATTTTGAACAGCGGATCGACCTATTCTTTCGGTGTAAAGGCAGACGGCAGCTCCCTCTACGGCACACCGAAGCTGACCAAAACCGTTACGATCGGCGGGAAAACCAGCAATTTGACCAGCATCAACCGCTACCGGAATAGTGATCAGCTTGTGCTGTATACGGAGAATTACAATACCAGCACGAAATCGGCCAACGATGGCGACGAGGTGGTATTGGATGTCATTTCCGGTGAAGTGAAGAGCGGCCAGACACTGAAGCTCAAGGTGTCCGAAATTCGCAGCAGCCAGGGCGATACGCCGCTGGCTCCAGGCACAGTGGTGCTGTCTGCAAGCGGTGCATCGCGGCCGCTTCTGGCAGGACTTGCGCCCGGAGATGAGATCACGGCTTCCTTTGCCCTGGACGGTGAATGGAGCGAGGCTGCCCTTATTATCGGCGGCACGGGACCGCTGGTGAAGGATGGTGAGGTGCAGACCGGTGTCGGACCTGAGGGGGTCCATCCCCGCACAGCCATTGGAACGAAGGCGGACGGGAGCATCGTGCTGTTCGAAATCGACGGCAGAGCGCCGGGGTTCAGTGAAGGTGTCGAGACGGAAGAATTGGCCGCAATCCTCAAGGATCTTGGCGTAGTCAACGCCATGAATCTGGATGGCGGCGGTTCCTCCACTTTCGTAGCCAGAATGCCCGGAACTAGTGGTGTAAAAATGCTGAATCAGGGCTCCGACGGATATGAACGCAAGACCGGCAACGGCCTGCTGCTGGTCAATGCGGCGCCCGAGCTGAACACGGCGTCCAAACTGGCTGTTCAGCCAAGTGCAGAGCGGATTTTGCAAGGCTCCAGCTTCACCTTTACGGCGGCGGGAATGGATGCTAACGGGCACCCGGCTCCAATTCCGGGAGCGCTGAATTGGCAGGTTGATCCGGGCCTCGGGAGCATCGACGAGAAAGGAGTCTTTACGGCCGGTACGGCTGCAGCCTCCGGCAAGATCAGCGCAGCAGCCGGGGCTGTCCAAGGCAGCGGCGATATTGAAGTAGTAGACGAGCTGACCGGGTTGAAATTCCCTGACCTTATCAAGACCTACACCTCCGGAGCGACAGCGAAGCTGACGGTAAAGGCATTGCGGAACGGGCAGGTCATCCAGGCGGATAACCACAGCTTTAAATGGAGTGTGGAAGGCAATATCGGAACGGTGGATGAGAATGGCGTATTCAAGGCAACCAGCGAGAATGGCCAAAACGGCAAAATTATCGTCCAATACGGCACCGTTGAGGCTTCCTTCGAAGTGAATGTAGGCCTGCCTCCGGTTGTGCTGGAGGATTTTGAAGCGGGAATCGGCAAATATGCTGCCTCCAGCGCAAAAGCCAATAGCGTGGCTATCTCGGAAGTAACGGACCAGGATTATATCCGTGGTGGTGATAAGGCGCTCAAGCTGGAATATGATTTTGTTAACACTACAGGTACTTCCGGAGCATATGCCGGGGCAAGCTCGGTTGCGAACCGCATTCAAGTTCCCGGCTATCCGGAGAAAATAGGCATGTGGATCTACGGGGACGGGCAAAAGCACTGGCTCCGCGGACAGATGCGTGATGCCGACAACAAGGCGTTCGCAGTCGATTTTACCGATCAGGTGCAAGGGGTGGACTGGAAGGGTTGGAAATACGTTGAAGCCTCTGTTCCGAAGGGGAAAATAACACCGCTGACCATGGACCTGCCTGTCCGCTATATGGAGACAAGCAACCTGAATAAAACCGCCGGCGCCATTTATGTGGACGACATCCGTGCGGTATATGGCCCATTAAATGAAGACATGGCTCCTCCTGTAATTAAAAATGAGTACCCTGCGGCTGGGGAGATCGTGAAAACGGCAGCGCCGACCCTTTCCATGAACGGTGAGGACGAAGGCTACGATCCGGTCGCCCATCCCGGCACCACGCTGATTGATCCGGGTAAAACCCGGCTGTACGTGGACGATCAGCTAGTCGAGCATGGATTTTACCCGCCCAAAGGGCAAATTACGTACAAACCGAAGACGGCTCTTGCTGAAGGACGGCACAAGGTAAAGCTGGCTATCCGCGATATGAGCGGCAACCAGACGATTAAGGAATGGTATTTCATGGTGAACCTGGGTTCGCCGTATTATGTGTACCAGGCCCCGGACGTTTTGTTTGCAGGCGGAACCTATACGCTGGACATTAAGGCTGAGAATGCGGATAAGCTGAAGGAGGGCCATATCGGGTTTGCTTTTGACCCTGCGGCTGTAACGAATTTGCAGGTCATCCGGGGCAGCAAGCTGTCAGAGGAACAGATTGAGCCGGTCATTGATGCGGGGCGGGGCACCGTGCGCCTGAATCTGAGCCGCATGAACGAGGCCAGGCTGGACGCTTCCGACCTGATCGGGCAGATCCGCTATACCGTAAGGGGTGACTATGTCGGCCCGTACACCCTGGAGCAGACGGCGAATGAAGTTTCAAAGGCGCTGGTCATTGAAAATACGTCCGGCTCCGTCATCTCGACGGAAGGCAGCGGCCAGCCGATCAGCTTTATCGGGGAACCTGTTGCCGCATCCGTCAAAACCAGTTTAAAGCTGAACTGGAACCATTATAATATCGCCAAAGGGTATGAAGCGGCTTTTACTGTAAATGAAGCTGAGTCCGGTGCCGCCGTGCAGGGAGCCAGTCTGCTGATTAACGGAACCGCCGCAGAGGCTGTTTCGGATGGCAGCGGTACGCTGATTACAGGAGCGGCAACCATGACGGAAGGAACCTTTAGGGTGCAGGCGGTAAAAGACGGTCTTTACAGTCCAGTAATGACCTTTAAGGTGGCTCCATATGACGGAACTGCTGCACCGCGCAACGTGAATGTTACGATGGGCGCGGACACCGCGACCTCCCGCCAGTTCACCTGGCAGACAGATCCGAATACCATGGACAGCGTCGTTGAACTGATCAAGCAGGCGGAATTCACAGGTTTTGAAGAGGGCAAGGGACTGCGGATTGAAGGCAGCAGCTACATTTACAACACCAACAATGACGGGACTATGCGCGTCCATAAGGCAGAGGCCACCGGCCTTGCGCCAGGAACGAAGTATGTTTACCGTGTTGGTGACGGAATAGGCAATGTTAGCAGCCAAGGCGCCTTTACAACGGACGGCGGCGGGCGTGAGTCCACCAGGTTCCTGTTCATCGGTGACTCCCAGGCGGATAGCAAAGCAGGCTTTGGGCTGTGGGGTACCACCCTCCAGAAAGCGTTCGAATATATGCCGGATGCTGAGATGCTCGTCCATGCCGGTGATATGGTGGACAAAGGCTTTGAGCAGGAGCAGTGGAACTGGTGGTTTGAAGCCGCGCAGCCGCAACTGCTGAACACGACGCTGGTGCCCATTATCGGGAACCATGAAGTGATGGGCACCAACGGCGACGGCGACTACCTGGCCCAGTTCAACAATCCGCAGAATGGGGCGGACAGCGTCAAGGGCAGCAATTATTCCTTTGATCTCCAAGATACGCATTTTGTCGTGATGAATACCGAGCACGGAGCAGCCGAAATGACCGAACAGGCGGAGTGGCTGGACCGCGATTTGACGGCCAGTGACAAGAAGTGGACCGTTGTCTTTTTCCACCAGGGGCCGTATGGCAGCATCTATTCCAATGAACGCGTGCAGGCAACCTGGGTGCCAGTCTTTGACAAGCACAATGTCGACCTAGTGATGAACGGGCATGACCATATTTATTTGCGGACCTTCCCGATGAAAGACGGCAAGCAGGTGTCCGAAGGCCAGGGAACCCGTTATGTCATCGGCGGCTCTTCCGGGCCGAAGTTCTATGCGTTGACCGAGCGTTTCTGGCAGGAAAAAATCTACGATGAAGACGAGCAGATTTTTACTGCAGTTGAGATTAAGGACCGTGAGCTGACTGTTGTCGCCAGAACGGTGGCCGGTGCCGAAATCGACCGTCTGGTCATTGCCAAAGCGCCTCCGGAATCGGTGACACTGGATCGTACTGCGGTGGATATGGAGCCTGGGCAAAGTATACAGCTTCAGGCTGCGGTGCACCCCGACGACGCCAGTACCAAGAAGGTGAACTGGTCCGTCGTTTCAGCAGCTCCGCAAAATTCCGTAACGGTTGACACGTACGGGCTGGTCACTGCGGTGCAGGCGGGAACAGCCAAAGTGAGGGCGACAGTGGACGGATATCCGGCGATTTATGCGGAAAGTACAATCACGGTAGATCAGCTGCAGTCCCTCGCTTTGCAGGGCAAGGGCGTGCTTCAGGCGGGCCAAAGCGACCGGACAGTGACAGAAGCTGTGTATGCTTCAGGCAAACGGTCATTCATTACGGAAGGTCTGCGCTATTCCAGTCTGAATCCGGCCGTTGCGTCCATCGACGATCAAGGGACGGTGCAGGCGTTAAGCCAAGGCGCAACGGTTATTTCGGTAACCTACCGCGACTTGACCGCACATTATGATCTGACTGTAACGCAGGGCGGTGAAGCCGTCATGACAGGCATTGCTATCAAGGGGCCGGATACACTCCGGCCGGGAAGCAGCGGAACGGCTGTGGTCCATGCCGTTTACAGTGACGGCAGCACGGCGGAATTGACTGAAGGTGTTGTTTACAGCACTTCGGATCAGACGGTGGCTGTAATTGACGAGAGCGGTGAAATTCACGCTATGAGCGAAGGAACGGCAACGATTCGCGCAGAGTACGGCGCTATGGGCGCGGAGTATGTGCTGAAGGTAACAGCAGACGAGCCGGGTCCTACTACGGAGCCGACGCCGCAGCCGACAACGAGTCCAGCTCCTACACCGGAGCCAACCTCCCCGCCATCGGGAGGGCAGCCTGTAGGAACGGCAGCGCCGACGGCGCAAGCTGCGGCAGCGGCAACACCGGCAGCATCGGCGGCGCCGGGCGTTGTAAGCCTGACGGCGGCCCAGTTAACCGGCAGCCAGAACGCAAGCAGCGGGGTTGCCATTACCGTTGACGGTGAACTGGAAGAGCTCCAGCTTCCAGGGAATGCGGCGGAGCTGCTGGGGCAGGCATCGCTAACAGTAAATGCCGCTAATGTGAGCATCACCATTTCGTCTGCTGTATTGGCGGAGCTACGCGGCAAAGCCGGTGACGGGGCTCTTGCAGGCAGCAAAATTTCACTGAAAGCGGCAGCTGTTCCAGCGGCAGCCGCCAGCAGCCTGCTGGCCCGTGCCGGTAGCCTGGCGGGAGCCGAGCTTCAGGCCGTTGGCGTTGTGCGGGAATGGTCGCTCAGCATCGTAACAGAACAAGGCCGGTCATTCGGGCTTGGGCAATTCTCACAGCCGGTCACGATTGCTTACGAAGTAAATGCAAATGTCGACAGAAGCCTGCTGGGTCTGTATTATCTCAGCGATGACGGCAGGCTGGAATATGCCGGCGGGCAATGGGTGGACGGCAAATGGGCTGCAGCCGTCAGCCATTTCAGCAAATATGCCGTATTGCAATATGACAAGACCTTTGCCGACCTCCCGGCGAGCCATTGGGCGGTAAAAGCCGTGAAGCAGTTGGCCGCCAAACAACTGGTGCAGGGAACTTCGGCCGGGCGGTACGAGCCCAGCCGGGCTATTACCCGCGCCGAGTTCACCGCGATGCTGGTCCGGGCGCTGGGGCTGAGCGGCCAGGCATCCTCCGCATTCGCGGATGTCCGCGCCGACAAGTGGTATGCCGGTCCGGTCGGCCTGGCTGTCCAGGCAGGGATTGCCATCGGCCAGTCGGCGGCGAAGTTCGCGCCGGATGAAGCCATCTCGCGCCAGGAGATGGCGGCGATGCTGGTTCGCGCCTACGGCTACGCGGCGCGCAGCGGGGCGGCGGCAGATGCTCAGGCTGCCGCTTTCACCGACATCAGTCAAGCGCCGGAGTGGGCCCGCCAAGCCATTGGCGAAGCGAGCGCGCTAGGACTTATGCAAGGGCGCGGCCAAGAGCAGTTTGCGCCGCAAGAGCAGGGCACCCGCGCTGAAAGCGCGCAGATGCTGCTGAACCTTTTGGACAAATTGCAGAAATGA
- a CDS encoding putative holin-like toxin, translated as MRVSVYETLVLMIAFATLVVHVINSNKRK; from the coding sequence ATGCGCGTGAGCGTTTATGAAACACTGGTACTCATGATTGCGTTCGCAACATTAGTCGTCCATGTCATAAATAGCAATAAACGCAAATAA